In Miscanthus floridulus cultivar M001 chromosome 5, ASM1932011v1, whole genome shotgun sequence, one genomic interval encodes:
- the LOC136450201 gene encoding MAG2-interacting protein 2-like isoform X2 — translation MVQACLGFYIFTSDCLVHRVDYTEEPEARLCKVPISTKDVMSAKTIQLPRSLSCIDYHQRHSLFVLVGDSNVSFSSNSYSGTYFMYLLHVNKNLELSLSFQSLQLEGVFSPLKDQRTFVSSPKIRISPQGKYVATLDLTGIVNFFSLDGDMCTVSLHTLGNGRHLIDVKDISWWTDNVLMFVRKDGSISMYSVTEDKIVSKDDPVLSSPVLEKAKATEGHAFVLQSKRYGTNTPVNKQMDSDSEPSLLSGSGEHQQTEMAETSWSLISFSKVTVAEMYSVLIREKRYKEALDFSSRYNLDKDEVLKACWLHSDSNTHEIDLYLAKITDQVFVLSECVKKVGPTEAALRALLSFGLCITDRYKFSELDNSSKGSTWDSRIIRLCLLRHRDMLETFMGINMGRYAAGEYSKFRSMPLVETAIALAESGKIGALNLIFKRHPYTISSDILRVLSAIPETLAVQTYSQLLPGKSPPSVIILRDGDWVECEQMASYINNCPAELDKIGEIKTEILVKHSKGFSWPSVAELCEWYRNRARDIDCLSGQLENCLAMIELACQKGIVELQPFFDDIKCLYQVVYSNELNEFTMNLLTWEDLPDYEKFKIILRGVKEDTVVQRLEENAIPFMKKRLYSTSSNNERKQESYLVRWLKEVAAENELLICLGVIENGCGESPIYGLFKDLAEMIETAVHCIYMCSATNQWNTMSSILSKLLYKTKREKSLVASEEDCNLKDAKHALSSSVVSYEEMQCVCADILSGLGNAPEDFHHYDSVPYEPNNSKYLDILEKRLKVAEGHVEVGRLFAYYQVPKPMHFFLSAHLDEKNVKQIIRLLLSKFGRRQPVRSDNEWANMWRDLKLFQEKAFLFLDSEYMLAEFIRGLLKAGKFSLARNYLGGTSAVSLSTEKAENLVIQAAREYFFSASTLSGNEIWKARECLNLLPNSKNVQAETDIIDALTVRLPYLGVTILPVQFRQVKDPMEIIRMVITSQTGAYLHFEEIIDVAKLLGLRSEEEVADVEEAIAREAVVNGDIQLALDICINLTKKSHGAVWDLCAAIARGPPLDNLDTGTREKLLGFALIHCDEDSVGELLNAWKELHAHGKFEKLMITTATTPPNFLIDGSSITPLPVQSVQDILDLRVDSGHDRHRDHAEIVKDMLSKVCLDFSNGDTHNWESMLEENRKLLSFGALELPWLLNLFNNEACDVEITDHPTRRCRFSTKVEAAISITYWLAVNGLAPNDNIIMILAKSIMEPPVDEEFDVLGCSVLLNLMDPFNGVKIIEEELKRRECYQEISSIMSIGMLYSSLNNSKKECSTPEQRRNLLLHKFHEKFTSADTDDLDQIDMANTTFWREWKSKLEEEKQLADQARMLKQILPDIDTSRFLSGDVNYIKRVVYSFVGSVKLEKKHILKEAVRIAETYGLQRTEVLLRFLACSLVSEYWDNNDILNEISEFREDIVRSAKGVIDMIYSDVYPEIDGYNKQRLSYIYGILSACHSYLKRTNEIELRYPEHVHTHKLEPFQYYKVLEEECKKVCFIDGLNYKNIAGLDNLNFEHFNEEVCKNIHASTVTALANMVQSLVSMYVDVLAKGLISQQGVYKHYVLGLLASLEGRSEAQSNCTDYEKLQAALCEVELNYDSCREYIQALPATDISYIVGRYCTLCFPSNLARNHPQEPSWRKPLATLLAFWSKLVDDIPGDSIDACSYERTDYLNSNRSSLCIGVFRQLLINDEIALHQGWDAISMYVKDCLRSGMMMGTSCFCRAMILSGCSFESVVEVYYGGQGQLGSENADSSNYLDILELYNAATEECLSDLSEESCEYRILLHHLLSSLSRSTGKHAGTLEMVRSGVWGKLIRFSEDMQLESQLRVYALQLMQCITGRNLKTLPNEMVCQVEPWESWYEHGAGAAMADESINSSSSITGTLVALRSTQMVTAVLPDANITPENLATLDSAVSCFLNLSEHASAANVTVLEAVLEEWEQLFSPKEEHVAPHESPKETSDWSDGWDDGWEALPEELESPKNKQEGVLLSVHPLHSCWMEVIRKRVELGELHKVLELLDRASAKHSVFLEEEEAHSLVELVSALDCFMALKTVLLLPYEALRLQCLQMVEVKMREGIVSTSSNADDHELLALVLSSETIQKITTEEAYSKCFSYICHLVGHLARSFQTDLLIQWNDEATSKINRSLLFGRVLFPCFVSELVLREQYLLAGFVISRWMHTHPSLGLMDVTETSVRRFLKGQVAQAELVGGSDAAFTDGEVCVRHTISTLQSKLVSLLQSALAALPNQEL, via the exons ATGGTTCAAGCTTGCTTAG GTTTCTACATTTTTACAAGTGACTGCTTGGTTCATAGAGTTGATTACACTGAAGAACCTGAGGCCAGATTATGCAAAGTTCCCATATCAACTAAAGATGTGATGTCAGCTAAGACTATCCAGTTACCTCGAAGTTTATCGTGCATTGATTACCATCAACGTCACTCACTATTTGTCCTAGTTGGAGATTCCAATGTTTCATTTAGCTCCAATAGTTATTCTG GAACCTATTTTATGTATCTATTACACGTCAACAAAAATCTGGAACTTAGTCTTTCATTTCAAAGCCTGCAGTTGGAAGGGGTATTTTCTCCCCTAAAGGATCAAAGAACCTTTGTTTCGTCCCCGAAAATCAGGATCTCGCCTCAGGGAAAGTATGTTGCTACGTTGGATTTGACTGGAATTGTAAACTTCTTTTCACTTGATGGTGACATGTGCACTGTTTCACTTCATACTCTTGGAAATGGTAGACACCTAATTGATGTTAAGGACATCAGTTGGTGGACAGATAATGTTCTCATGTTCGTAAGAAAAGATGGTAGCATTAGCATGTACAGCGTCACTGAAGACAAGATAGTTTCCAAAGATGACCCAGTTTTATCTTCACCAGTATTGGAGAAAGCAAAGGCTACTGAAGGACATGCTTTTGTTTTGCAATCTAAGAGATATGGAACAAACACTCCAGTTAATAAGCAGATGGATAGTGACTCGGAACCTAGCCTGCTGAGTGGTTCTGGGGAGCACCAACAAACAGAAATGGCTGAAACGTCCTGGAGTCTGATATCATTCTCCAAAGTTACAGTAGCAGAAATGTACTCTGTTCTGATAAGAGAGAAACGATACAAGGAGGCTTTAGatttttcttcaagatataatcTAGATAAGGATGAAGTTCTTAAAGCATGCTGGTTGCACTCTGACAGCAATACTCATGAGATAGACTTGTACTTAGCAAAAATTACAGACCAAGTATTTGTATTATCAGAATGTGTAAAGAAAGTTGGGCCTACAGAAGCAGCTTTAAGGGCTCTACTTTCTTTTGGACTTTGTATAACTGACCGTTACAAATTTTCTGAGTTGGATAACAGCAGTAAAGGTTCAACATGGGACAGTCGCATCATTAGGCTTTGTTTATTGCGGCACAGAGACATGTTAGAGACATTCATGGGAATTAATATGGGAAG GTACGCTGCAGGAGAATATAGCAAATTCCGTTCAATGCCATTGGTGGAAACAGCCATAGCATTAGCTGAAAGTGGCAAAATTGGCGCTTTAAATCTTATATTCAAGCGTCATCCATATACTATCTCTTCAGATATTTTACGTGTTTTGTCTGCTATCCCAGAAACTCTTGCTGTTCAGACTTACAGTCAGTTGCTACCAGGGAAATCCCCTCCCAGTGTTATCATATTGAGAGATGGTGATTGGGTTGAATGTGAACAGATGGCTTCATATATAAACAATTGCCCTGCCGAGTTGGACAAGATTGGAGAGATCAAAACGGAAATACTTGTAAAGCACTCGAAAGGCTTTTCATGGCCTTCAGTTGCTGAACTTTGTGAGTGGTACAGGAACAGAGCAAGGGACATTGACTGCTTAAGTGGACAGCTGGAAAACTGTCTGGCCATGATAGAGCTTGCATGTCAGAAGGGCATCGTGGAGTTGCAGCCATTCTTTGATGATATTAAATGCCTCTACCAGGTTGTATATTCTAACGAGTTGAATGAGTTTACAATGAATCTTTTGACATGGGAAGATCTGCCTGATTATGAAAAGTTCAAAATCATCCTCAGAGGAGTCAAAGAAGATACAGTTGTTCAACGGCTAGAAGAAAATGCTATCCCTTTTATGAAGAAGAGATTATACTCAACCTCCTCAAATAACGAACGCAAACAAGAATCCTACCTGGTTAGATGGCTGAAAGAGGTAGCTGCTGAAAATGAGCTTTTGATTTGCTTAGGCGTCATTGAAAATGGTTGTGGGGAGTCACCAATATATGGGCTCTTCAaggatcttgctgagatgatagAAACAGCTGTTCACTGCATTTATATGTGCAGTGCAACTAACCAGTGGAATACCATGTCATCAATATTATCAAAGTTACTCTATAAAACAAAGAGAGAGAAATCTTTAGTGGCTAGTGAAGAAGACTGCAATCTGAAAGATGCTAAGCATGCTCTTAGTTCTTCTGTGGTTTCTTATGAGGAGATGCAATGCGTCTGTGCTGATATCTTATCTGGTCTGGGCAATGCTCCAGAAGATTTTCATCACTATGATTCAGTACCTTACGAACCTAATAATTCCAAATATCTTGATATATTGGAGAAGAGACTAAAAGTTGCTGAAGGCCATGTAGAAGTAGGACGGCTCTTTGCTTATTATCAG GTCCCAAAACCAATGCATTTCTTCCTTAGTGCTCACTTAGACGAGAAGAATGTAAAGCAAATTATACGGCTGCTTCTATCGAAATTTGGCAGACGTCAACCTGTTCGATCAGACAATGAGTGGGCTAACATGTGGCGTGATTTGAAACTCTTCCAAGAGAAGGCATTTCTTTTTCTTGATTCAGAATATATGCTGGCAGAATTTATTAGAGGGCTTTTGAAAGCTGGTAAATTTTCGCTAGCCAGGAATTATCTTGGAGGAACCAGTGCTGTTTCTTTATCCACAGAGAAGGCTGAAAATCTTGTGATACAAGCTGCAAGGGAGTATTTCTTCTCGGCTTCAACTTTGTCTGGGAATGAA ATTTGGAAGGCCAGGGAATGTCTAAATCTGTTACCTAATAGCAAAAATGTTCAAGCAGAAACTGATATAATTGATGCTCTTACTGTTAGACTTCCTTATCTAGGGGTGACTATCCTTCCTGTTCAGTTCAGGCAGGTAAAGGATCCTATGGAGATCATCCGCATGGTGATAACAAGTCAAACAGGTGCATACCTTCATTTCGAAGAGATTATTGATGTCGCTAAACTTCTGGGATTAAGAAGTGAAGAGGAAGTAGCGGATGTGGAGGAGGCTATTGCCAGAGAAGCTGTGGTAAATGGCGATATTCAACTTGCTCTTGATATCTGTATAAATTTAACAAAAAAGAGTCATGGTGCAGTGTGGGATTTATGTGCTGCAATTGCTAGAGGCCCTCCACTTGACAATTTGGATACAGGTACCCGTGAAAAGCTATTGGGTTTCGCTCTCATCCATTGTGACGAAGATTCTGTTGGGGAATTGTTGAATGCTTGGAAGGAGCTTCATGCTCATGGTAAATTTGAGAAATTAATGATTACAACGGCAACGACTCCTCCCAATTTCTTGATTGATGGATCTTCAATCACACCACTTCCTGTACAAAGTGTGCAAGACATACTTGACCTGAGAGTTGACAGTGGCCATGATAGACATAGAGATCATGCGGAAATTGTTAAAGACATGCTGTCAAAAGTTTGCTTGGACTTCTCAAATGGAGACACACATAATTGGGAGTCTATGTTGGAAGAAAATCGGAAATTATTGTCCTTCGGAGCACTGGAATTACCATGGCTTTTGAATTTGTTCAATAATGAAGCGTGTGATGTTGAAATAACGGATCATCCCACTAGGAGATGTCGATTTTCAACAAAAGTAGAAGCAGCAATCAGCATCACATATTGGCTAGCTGTAAATGGTTTGGCCCCCAACGATAATATAATCATGATTCTTGCAAAGTCTATAATGGAGCCTCCCGTTGATGAAGAGTTTGATGTACTTGGCTGCTCGGTTCTTTTGAATCTCATGGACCCTTTCAATGGAGTGAAAATAATAGAGGAAGAGCTAAAAAGACGAGAATGTTATCAAGAAATTAGCAGCATAATGAGTATAGGAATGTTATATAGTTCCCTCAATAATTCTAAGAAAGAGTGCTCCACTCCTGAGCAGAGGAGAAATCTGTTGCTTCACAAATTTCATGAGAAGTTCACCTCAGCCGATACCG ATGATTTAGACCAGATTGATATGGCAAATACAACCTTCTGGAGAGAATGGAAATCAAAGTTAGAAGAGGAGAAACAACTGGCTGATCAAGCGCGGATGCTCAAGCAGATATTACCTGATATAGACACATCTCGATTCTTGTCTGGTGATGTTAATTATATCAAAAGAGTAGTTTACTCCTTTGTTGGTTCTGTAAAGCTGGAGAAAAAACACATACTCAAGGAAGCAGTGAGGATAGCTGAGACATATGGCTTGCAACGAACTGAG GTGCTTTTACGATTTCTCGCCTGCAGTCTTGTGTCTGAATACTGGGATAACAATGATATTCTGAACGAAATTTCTGAATTCCGGGAGGACATTGTCAGATCAGCTAAGGGTGTGATCGATATGATATATTCAGATGTCTATCCGGAGATAGATGGGTATAATAAACAACGCCTTTCTTACATTTATGGCATTCTTTCAGCATGCCATTCATATCTGAAGAGGACCAATGAGATAGAATTGAGATACCCAGAGCATGTGCATACCCATAAGCTTGAACCATTTCAGTATTATAAGGTACTTGAGGAAGAGTGCAAGAAAGTCTGCTTCATTGATGGCTTGAACTATAAAAACATTGCTGGACTGGATAATCTGAACTTTGAGCATTTCAATGAAGAAGTATGCAAGAATATCCATGCCTCTACCGTCACTGCTCTAGCCAATATGGTACAATCTCTTGTGAGTATGTATGTCGATGTACTGGCCAAGGGACTCATATCACAACAAGGTGTTTACAAGCACTATGTTCTGGGGTTGCTGGCATCATTAGAAGGCCGCAGTGAAGCACAATCGAACTGCACAGATTATGAAAAGTTGCAGGCTGCCCTATGCGAAGTTGAGTTGAACTATGATAGTTGCAGGGAGTACATCCAAGCTCTTCCAGCCACAGATATTTCATATATTGTAGGAAGGTATTGCACCCTCTGCTTTCCATCTAACTTAGCACGAAACCATCCACAGGAACCTTCATGGAGGAAACCTCTTGCAACGCTACTAGCATTTTGGTCTAAACTTGTTGATGACATACCGGGGGATTCAATTGATGCTTGCTCATATGAAAGAACAGACTACTTAAATTCAAATAGGTCATCGCTGTGCATAGGAGTTTTCAGGCAGCTATTGATAAATGATGAGATAGCACTGCACCAAGGTTGGGATGCCATCTCCATGTATGTAAAAGATTGCCTTAGAAGTGGAATGATGATGGGAACATCATGTTTTTGTAGAGCTATGATTCTATCAGGCTGCAGTTTTGAATCTGTAGTTGAAGTATACTATGGAGGACAGGGACAATTAGGGAGTGAGAATGCAGATTCAAGCAATTATTTGGATATCTTAGAACTTTATAATGCTGCTACAGAAGAGTGTTTGTCGGATTTGAGTGAGGAATCTTGCGAATATCGAATATTGCTTCATCATTTGCTGTCATCTTTGAGCCGGTCAACGGGAAAACATGCTGGTACTCTAGAAATGGTCAGATCTGGTGTTTGGGGGAAGTTAATCCGCTTTTCGGAAGACATGCAGCTAGAGAGCCAATTACGCGTCTATGCGCTACAGCTGATGCAATGTATCACAGGAAGAAACCTTAAAACCCTTCCAAATGAGATGGTGTGCCAGGTTGAGCCGTGGGAATCATGGTATGAGCATGGAGCAGGTGCTGCCATGGCTGATGAGAGTATCAACTCCTCTAGCAGCATCACAGGGACTCTTGTGGCACTTAGATCTACTCAGATGGTCACTGCAGTTCTGCCTGATGCTAATATCACTCCAGAAAACCTAGCAACTCTTGACTCTGCAGTATCTTGTTTTTTAAATTTGTCAGAACATGCTTCTGCTGCGAATGTTACTGTTTTGGAAGCAGTGTTAGAAGAGTGGGAGCAATTGTTCTCCCCCAAAGAAGAGCATGTTGCGCCTCATGAATCACCAAAAGAAACAAGTGACTGGAGTGATGGATGGGATGATGGCTGGGAGGCCCTACCGGAAGAGCTGGAGAGTCCAAAGAATAAACAAGAGGGTGTGTTGTTATCTGTCCATCCCCTCCACAGTTGTTGGATGGAGGTTATCAGAAAACGTGTTGAGCTTGGTGAGCTGCACAAGGTCCTTGAACTTCTGGACCGAGCATCTGCGAAACATAGCGTGTTcctagaggaagaagaagcacacAGCTTGGTTGAGCTTGTATCTGCTCTGGACTGCTTCATGGCTCTTAAAACTGTGCTGCTACTCCCATATGAAGCTCTGAGACTGCAGTGCCTGCAGATGGTGGAGGTGAAAATGAGGGAAGGAATCGTGTCCACCTCATCAAATGCTGATGATCATGAGCTCCTTGCCTTGGTTCTTTCCTCTGAAACTATCCAGAAGATCACCACAGAAGAGGCATACTCCAAATGTTTCTCTTACATATGCCATCTTGTCGGGCACCTTGCAAGGTCATTCCAGACTGATCTCCTCATACAATGGAACGATGAAGCAACATCTAAGATCAACAGATCTTTACTGTTCGGTAGAGTTTTGTTTCCATGTTTTGTATCTGAACTGGTCCTCAGAGAGCAGTATCTTCTGGCTGGGTTCGTCATCTCGAGATGGATGCACACACATCCATCCCTGGGCCTGATGGATGTCACTGAGACCAGTGTGCGACGCTTCCTTAAAGGCCAGGTTGCCCAAGCTGAGCTGGTGGGAGGGAGCGATGCTGCTTTCACTGATGGTGAAGTTTGTGTAAGGCACACAATCTCCACCCTACAGTCGAAACTTGTTTCTCTTCTGCAGTCCGCATTGGCAGCCCTCCCAAACCAGGAGTTGTAG